The following DNA comes from Passer domesticus isolate bPasDom1 chromosome 13, bPasDom1.hap1, whole genome shotgun sequence.
AAATGCCTGGGTAAAATTCCTGGCATGCTTCAAAGCCATGGAGATCCTCTGGGGCTGGTTGTGCACTTGCCAGCAGCccttggcagggggtgggatggggcaggactGGGTCAGCACGGGAGAGGCCTGGGAGAGGTGCCTGGCTGGATGCTGGATAAGGGCAAAGCAGGATCCCACCGTTTCCCTCTGCTTTCTGGTGACCAGGCTGGAAGGTTGGAGCTGTTTCATGGAGAAGGGCAGTGCATGGCAGGATAGAGCTGATGGGCTGCAGTCCTTCcccagagagctggggaggTGGTGACAGGTCCTCCTGTGGCCCACTGAGCCTGGGGAACCCCTCTGATCCCTGGGGGAGCAGTTAGGTGCAGGGCAAGCCCAGGCACATGGTGATGTCTGTCCTCTCCACAGTGCCAGGCTCTTGCCCTGGATGCTGCCTgtggtgctgggctgctccaggacaTGGGGTCCAGGAGAACGGGGACAGGACCTCCCTGGCATGTTTGTCCCCAAGCCCTGGTGCCACTTGTACCATCCCCTCAGTGGCAGTCAGAGGCAGCACGAGGGTTGTTGGCTGCTCATCATGTcctgcagcagtggggaaaggcagagatgGTGCCTGGGCTGTAGTTGCTCCTGGAGACTCGGTGGGGTTCTGCCCCTCGGgtcactgcccccagcccagccccatgGGAGCGCTGACCCCCCTCCTCCATCCCACAGGGGCCCAGCGCCGCGGAGCAGGACCGAGTGTGACGTGAGTGCCCGTCCCCTGGTCCCCTGCCCCTGGGACAGTGTCTGGGGCGGGTGGGAGGGCACTGCCAGTGCCCCTGCCCTAGCGGGTCTCAGCTtgctgctggagatggagagAGGGTGAACCCTTTCTCCAGGGGTCGGGACGTGCCCAGCCGCAGGCAGCGACCCCGGGCAGTCCCATTTGGGGTGGCGGGGAGGAGCCACGGCTGTGGGCACAACCCCCTCTGCCCCTCTCCCCGCAGCTCCTCTCCGCTCCCGGCTGGAGCGTGCACCGGAGGcgcgcagcccccggccccgcggggctggggctctgccgAGGGGCAGCCGCGGGGCAGCCGTGCCCGGCCCCGGGTGGGCAGCTACGCGCTTGGCATGGCCGGAGCGACGCGCCGGCGGCACCGACAACCGCGCTCGGCGCCAGCCTTCATCCCATTGGCAATAGGTACCCGAGTCCCACCCACCGCACCCTCCCCGGAGACCCCCCGAGGGACCCTCGggcctggcaggggcaggacagCACCCAGAGCCCGCTGCCCCCGCGGCCCCAGCTCGGGGGAAGGACCAGAGGGGGCCGCGGcgaggggcagggatggaggcagCGGCTCGGGCCCCCCCCGGGGCGGTGGGGAGCACCCCCAGGCACCGGGCACGATCaccacagagcacagccccCCCGGGCACCCCTGCCACGCAGAGCGGGCACAGGCACACACCCTGCACCGGCAGGGCCCTGGGAGATGCTGGCGGAGAGaggagctcccagccccaccctgGCACCGGAGGGgccgcagcccggccccgggggcgGGATGGCCCCGGGCCAGGCCAGCTTCGGTGTGTAACGCCCTGTACATAGATGAGCTACAACCATTAAAGCTGCTGAACCCCTTGCCAGGGCCAGCGGGGTTTATTGATTTATTGATTCATTGGGAACAGCCCCGCACGCCCACTCCTGCCGgtggggagctgctgtgggggctggcagggccagagATGAGTCCCCCAGGAACCAGGGCTGGGACTGCACGGGCGGTGCCAGGCAGGAAGGGGTGAGATGGGgcctggctgtggcactgggcacCCCAAGAAAGGGGTTCTGGGTGCTGTACTGGGATGCAGGAGCACTCTGCaagcagcactgggcaggatGCAGCCCCTGGAGAGACCAGCTCGGGGcacggggcagcagcagcccctgctgctgggccagcagcctGTGGTGGTTTGCTCGGGTAAAgctttttggggaggggggctgggggcacccagAGGGTCAGCTGAAGTGAAGCTCGGGGTCGGGCTCGGGGGCTCTgccgggcggcgggggcggcgcacggagctgcagagagggagaggagggggaaagggagagggagagaagtgGTGCCAACATGCTGAGGCCACTCACCCCCCTTCAGACCCCCCAAAACACGAGGGTGGCTCCATTACagaagggctggggcaggtttTGGGGTCACAGCATCCCTGTGAAGGGACTTACCGGCCGCAGGCGCGTGGCTGCCAGGTCTGGAGAACTGTGCCCGCTGCCCGTGCCATCCTGCCGGCAACCTGGGagagcccagcagctcagcctgcctttccaggctcccccagccccttcccagtttccccagcactcacctgccagcgctgcctcaggagcagggctggggaccaggctGGCCCCGGGTGCAAGGCCAGGAGGGGAGAAGGGCGGAGGGGATGGTgatggcagctcctgggaagacACAGCCAAGAGGGATGGGCGTGGTGGGAAGGGGGTCTTCACCTCGGCACTCACGGAAGTGCCAGGGTGACAGAACCACCCTCCTGCCACcaacctggccggctgcctcccgGGCCCCGGTGAGCTCCTCCACCACCAGGGAGGGGAAGACGCCGACGCGGCCATCGAAGTCGCCGGTCCAGAAGCCATCGTCCACCTCACCGGCGGCGCGGGGCAGCACCCGGATGATGGCTCCCTCAGGGAAACTCAGCTCCTCGGGGCTCTGCCCCTCGTAGTCATACAGGGCTCGCACCAGCCAGGCTGTGGggagggcggggagggggctcagcaCCCTCTGGATCCCATCCCCTCTCTGGGGTGGGGGTGATGCCCAGCACGCACCTCCAGGCTCCAGCACCAGTTCTGCAGCCATGATGCTGGAGAGCTGGCGGTGCAAGGCAGAGGGGCCTGGggggcccagcccagcacctgagtcacagcccagggacagcaggtaCTTTTCGGGGACGTAGCCAACCTGCCCAGCCTTGTTCCGAGCCTGAGGAGGCAGAAAGCACGTGAACATCCCAGGCTCCAGCGTGGGGCCAGCCTGGGGACCTCCAAAAGTTGTGCCCCAGTATGGAGGGGAGCTCAGTCTCCTCCCACCTTCACCCACTCCTCTGCATCCCCCTCCTCGATGATCTCCAGCTCCTCGCCCTGGCTGATGGACAGCTCATctgcctggcagccctgcaggagatGGGGACAAAGTGGCAGAAGGGCTGAAGTGCCATCCCTTGGCAGGCAGGGCGAgggccaggcaggcagggccatACCTGGTAGCCAAAGATCACCCGGCAGGTGTAGGGGTAGGTGCGGGCAGCAGGCCCAGGCTCATCGTCCTCATCTGGCTCATCGCTGTCCTCGTAGTCATCGAACTCGGCTGGGTCCAGCCCTGTGGGGGTCTCCTCTCCTGTCCCCACCATGGCCCCAGACAGCCAGGTGTCCAcgtccagccctgctgcccgcAGCAGTGCCAGCCGTGCCTCGGCCTTCACTCGGCTCACCTGGGGACACCACGCATTGTCACAGTCCCCAGGGCACCTCTGCTGGTGTCCCAACCCCACTGcccccatccccagggatgCCCAGCACCACACCCCAAGAGCAGCATCCCAGCCACCACCCCTGCACCCTGGGGGGTGACAGACCCCGATGTCACCCCAAGCTCCCTGGCTGGGGGTCCCACCTCTGCCTTGCGGATGTTTTCCCTCACTTCCTCCATCTGCCGCTCCACGGCCGCCGCTTCCgcctccagcccctgctgccgcctGGCCTCCAGCCGCTGCAGCACCTGGGTACCCACAGCTCAGAGggggggacagctgggaaggggctgcaaaAGCCCCTCCTGAGCCCCCTAGTACCCCGTGGGGCAGGACAACACCCACCTCCTCGCTGTGCGCCCTGCTCTTGTGCTCTCGGGCCACCCGCGTGGCCCAGCGCCGCgcctccttctccaggctggcccCATCGTCTGCCGGTGGCAGCAGGCACACCTGGGCAAGGACACGGCGGTGACAAAGGGCTGGCTGTGCCGACCCCACCTTGCTGTAATGACCCTCTCCACTTACCTCCTCCAGCCCGGTGAGCTGGAAGCGCTGCTCGGGCGCCAGGGAGAAGGCGGGGTGGTCCtgcaggaagaggagcaggTCCTGCTCCCGGCACACCTGCAGCAGGGGAGTGGCGTGGGCCGGGGGCTCACCTGTGCCCCCGTGTCCCACCCAGCTCGGGGCACAGTGCCGTTACCCGCGCGGATGCCTCCACAACGCCCTGGAACCAGTCCCGGGTGGCCCGGCAGGTCTCCACCTCCGTCCGGCTGGCGGCCGACAAGTGCTCCCGGAGCCGCTCGTAGAGGTCCCCGTCCAGAGCCTGGGGGAAAGCAGATGGAAaccccccagcactgccacatccCCACCCTGGAGCGTCCCTGAGCCCCCAGGACAGCCAGCCCTGACCCTGTGCCAGTGGGGAGATACTCTTTGAGGGACCCTGGGGAAGAGGCACGGGGGGTCCGGGCATCTCGTACCTGCATGGCTGCGGGCAGCTCCACACGCTGGTAATGCTCCAGGTGGGCAGAGGCAGACACCAGGGCGAAGCTGTACTCGTTCTGCACGCCCGCCAGCTGCCTCGAGTGCTCGGCCAGTCGCGCTGAGAACTGTGGGGACGTGGGCAGTGTGGCTTGGCGATGGTGCAGTGTGGCTTGGCGATGGTGTCCCCCTGCATCCCCACGTGGGCTCGCTGCCACCCCCCGCGCCACCAACCTTGGCACTGAGCTTTTGCAGGCTGGCCTTGGTGTGAAATATCCGCCGGTCGCTCTTGCGGAGGCTGGGGAAGATGGGAGGGGGTGTGAGACCCCCCCGCAGCCACAGCGGCCCCCCGGCCCCGTGTCCCCCGCTCACCGCGCCTCCACGTCGGCCGCCTTGTCCCTGGCCACCTCGCTGCTGCGCCGCAGGTGGCCGAACTGCTTCTTCGCCTTGTCCAGCTCCTTCACcgtctccagcagctccacctgcGCCTTCTGCAGCCGCTCGATGCCCTGCGGGGAGCGTCAGCTGGGGGGGACAGCTGTCCCCCCGGCCCGGGCACAGGGACATGGCCTT
Coding sequences within:
- the FCHSD1 gene encoding F-BAR and double SH3 domains protein 1 isoform X1 produces the protein MQPPPRKVKLTQELRVHLLEQLSGLQSKQQRDAELLEDIRSYSKQRATIDREYGQALQRLASQFVKRDWQRGRGEAGDSRSVAAVWKGVIEGTAHTGQLRVTASESYRALAAEAARSARLSKERTLKKGIERLQKAQVELLETVKELDKAKKQFGHLRRSSEVARDKAADVEARLRKSDRRIFHTKASLQKLSAKFSARLAEHSRQLAGVQNEYSFALVSASAHLEHYQRVELPAAMQALDGDLYERLREHLSAASRTEVETCRATRDWFQGVVEASARVCREQDLLLFLQDHPAFSLAPEQRFQLTGLEEVSGEGHYSKVGSAQPALCHRRVLAQVCLLPPADDGASLEKEARRWATRVAREHKSRAHSEEVLQRLEARRQQGLEAEAAAVERQMEEVRENIRKAEVSRVKAEARLALLRAAGLDVDTWLSGAMVGTGEETPTGLDPAEFDDYEDSDEPDEDDEPGPAARTYPYTCRVIFGYQGCQADELSISQGEELEIIEEGDAEEWVKARNKAGQVGYVPEKYLLSLGCDSGAGLGPPGPSALHRQLSSIMAAELVLEPGAWLVRALYDYEGQSPEELSFPEGAIIRVLPRAAGEVDDGFWTGDFDGRVGVFPSLVVEELTGAREAAGQELPSPSPPPFSPPGLAPGASLVPSPAPEAALAGCRQDGTGSGHSSPDLAATRLRPLRAPPPPPGRAPEPDPELHFS
- the FCHSD1 gene encoding F-BAR and double SH3 domains protein 1 isoform X2; its protein translation is MQPPPRKVKLTQELRVHLLEQLSGLQSKQQRDAELLEDIRSYSKQRATIDREYGQALQRLASQFVKRDWQRGRGEAGDSRSVAAVWKGVIEGTAHTGQLRVTASESYRALAAEAARSARLSKERTLKKGIERLQKAQVELLETVKELDKAKKQFGHLRRSSEVARDKAADVEARLRKSDRRIFHTKASLQKLSAKFSARLAEHSRQLAGVQNEYSFALVSASAHLEHYQRVELPAAMQALDGDLYERLREHLSAASRTEVETCRATRDWFQGVVEASARVCREQDLLLFLQDHPAFSLAPEQRFQLTGLEEVCLLPPADDGASLEKEARRWATRVAREHKSRAHSEEVLQRLEARRQQGLEAEAAAVERQMEEVRENIRKAEVSRVKAEARLALLRAAGLDVDTWLSGAMVGTGEETPTGLDPAEFDDYEDSDEPDEDDEPGPAARTYPYTCRVIFGYQGCQADELSISQGEELEIIEEGDAEEWVKARNKAGQVGYVPEKYLLSLGCDSGAGLGPPGPSALHRQLSSIMAAELVLEPGAWLVRALYDYEGQSPEELSFPEGAIIRVLPRAAGEVDDGFWTGDFDGRVGVFPSLVVEELTGAREAAGQELPSPSPPPFSPPGLAPGASLVPSPAPEAALAGCRQDGTGSGHSSPDLAATRLRPLRAPPPPPGRAPEPDPELHFS